The Coffea arabica cultivar ET-39 chromosome 1e, Coffea Arabica ET-39 HiFi, whole genome shotgun sequence genome has a window encoding:
- the LOC113700983 gene encoding scarecrow-like protein 30, with translation MDTLFRGDGHSINSANEFPQLDFDQQHLLSQGNLVNGCQFDHLFNNVTGLSKLSSHLDINSTPCEVGDDSPVEGDYFDGVFKYLQRMLMEEDDLLDKPCMLQDCLALQAAEKSFYEVLNENQPSTLSRSPSPTTTFGGQTFDSPIDDFAEIWPNHVIDHVVPHQTIQYNFQPTCIPGDSLDLSVDYLVDTCLSPSQTIQSSTNINTHVMPQLGEDVEECRIVKFYQNKMPSILAAAGEQSSHHQSRKKSANHDREGGDHDEDRPTKHFASHTDEIANTDDYDNALLCPARNPNFYGESPSRGGIESPDLEGTKKQQYVPPTTAKRGRPRAGQKRDSIRELVDLRDLLTRCAHAVAIYDNWTANELLKQIRQHSSPYGDPTERLAYCFANALEARLAGMGTTLYSALTTTRASAADILRAYGAYLEICPFQRMSNIFANKSIAKQTSTVTRIHIIDFGILYGFQWPCLIHGISLRPGGPPKLRITGVDLPQPGFRPAERIEETGGRLANYAKRFNVPFEFNAVAKRWDTITAEDLAIDEDEMVVVNCLYRLRNVPDETVIQSSPRDSVMNLIKKINPEMFVHGVLNGTYGAPFFVTRFKEALYHFSSLFDMFEATLPREDQNRSMFEKEVIGREVMNVIACEGTERIERPDSYKQWQVRNQRAGFKQLPLNSEIMREVRAKVKSYYNKDFLIDADGAWMLQGWKGRVIYALSCWKPAGL, from the coding sequence ATGGATACCCTTTTTCGTGGGGACGGTCACTCCATAAATTCTGCCAATGAGTTCCCGCAGCTTGACTTTGATCAGCAGCATTTATTGTCTCAAGGAAATCTTGTGAATGGATGCCAATTTGATCATCTGTTCAACAATGTCACAGGCCTTTCAAAGTTATCATCACACCTTGATATCAATTCAACTCCATGTGAAGTAGGGGATGATTCTCCAGTAGAAGGCGATTACTTCGATGGGGTCTTCAAATATCTACAAAGGATGCTTATGGAGGAGGACGACTTGTTGGATAAGCCTTGCATGTTGCAGGACTGCTTGGCTCTCCAAGCTGCTGAGAAGTCCTTCTATGAAGTTCTGAATGAGAATCAGCCTTCTACCCTTAGCAGGTCTCCAAGTCCAACAACAACTTTTGGGGGTCAAACTTTTGATAGCCCAATAGATGATTTTGCTGAAATCTGGCCTAATCATGTCATTGATCATGTTGTTCCTCATCAAACCATTCAATACAATTTTCAGCCAACTTGCATTCCTGGTGACAGTTTGGATCTTAGTGTTGATTACCTGGTGGACACTTGTCTTAGTCCTTCCCAAACTATACAATCCTCCACTAACATCAATACACATGTAATGCCTCAGTTGGGAGAAGATGTTGAAGAATGTAGAATTGTCAAATTCTACCAGAATAAAATGCCTAGCATACTAGCTGCTGCTGGGGAGCAATCATCACATCATCAGTCAAGAAAGAAGAGTGCTAACCATGATCGAGAAGGCGGTGATCATGATGAAGATCGTCCTACCAAGCACTTTGCAAGTCACACTGACGAAATTGCTAATACAGATGATTATGATAATGCACTGCTTTGTCCTGCCAGAAATCCCAACTTTTATGGTGAATCTCCATCAAGAGGTGGAATAGAAAGTCCAGATTTAGAGGGGACCAAAAAACAGCAATATGTTCCACCAACAACAGCCAAAAGAGGAAGGCCACGTGCGGGTCAGAAGCGAGACAGCATAAGGGAACTAGTTGATTTGAGGGACCTTCTAACTAGATGTGCACATGCAGTTGCAATATATGACAATTGGACTGCCAATGAATTACTGAAGCAAATTAGGCAGCACTCTTCTCCTTATGGTGATCCTACTGAAAGATTGGCTTATTGTTTTGCCAATGCCCTCGAGGCACGTTTAGCTGGGATGGGAACAACACTCTATTCAGCATTGACCACAACGAGAGCGTCAGCTGCAGATATTCTTAGAGCTTACGGGGCTTATTTAGAAATATGCCCATTCCAAAGAATGTCAAACATTTTTGCTAACAAGTCTATTGCGAAACAAACAAGCACAGTAACAAGAATTCACATTATTGATTTTGGTATTCTATATGGTTTTCAATGGCCATGTTTGATTCATGGAATCTCCCTCAGGCCTGGAGGACCACCAAAGCTTAGAATCACTGGGGTGGATCTTCCACAACCGGGATTTCGACCAGCAGAGAGAATTGAGGAGACAGGGGGTCGCCTGGCGAATTATGCAAAGAGATTTAACGTTCCTTTTGAGTTCAATGCTGTTGCAAAAAGATGGGACACTATCACTGCAGAGGATCTTGCAATTGACGAGGACGAAATGGTGGTGGTTAACTGTCTGTACAGGCTAAGAAATGTTCCTGATGAGACTGTAATACAAAGCAGCCCAAGGGACTCTGTGATGAACTTGATCAAAAAAATCAATCCTGAGATGTTTGTCCATGGAGTCCTTAATGGAACATATGGTGCACCGTTCTTCGTTACACGGTTCAAAGAGGCTTTATATCACTTCTCTTCTCTGTTTGATATGTTTGAGGCCACACTACCACGTGAAGATCAAAATAGGTCAATGTTTGAGAAAGAAGTTATTGGAAGGGAAGTGATGAACGTTATAGCTTGTGAAGGGACTGAAAGAATTGAGAGGCCAGACTCATACAAGCAGTGGCAGGTTCGCAATCAGAGGGCTGGATTCAAGCAGCTCCCATTGAACAGTGAAATCATGAGAGAAGTCAGGGCTAAGGTGAAATCATATTACAATAAGGATTTTCTGATTGATGCAGATGGTGCTTGGATGCTGCAGGGCTGGAAGGGCAGGGTCATCTATGCTCTCTCCTGTTGGAAACCTGCTGGACTATAA
- the LOC113688895 gene encoding small ribosomal subunit protein eS10z-like, translating into MIIPEKNRREISKYLFQEGVFYAKKDFNLAKHPEIDVPNLQVIKLMQNFKSKEYVRETFAWMHYYWYLTNDGIEFLRTYLNLPSEIVPATLKKSAKPFGRPMGGPPGDRPRRPPRFDGDRPRFGDREGYRASPRGPPGEFGGEKGGAPADYHPAFRGSGGRPGFGHGSRGYGSAPPSSCFS; encoded by the coding sequence ATGATAATTCCAGAGAAGAACAGGAGAGAGATCTCCAAGTACCTGTTCCAAGAGGGAGTTTTCTATGCGAAGAAAGATTTTAATTTGGCGAAGCATCCTGAGATCGATGTCCCAAACTTGCAGGTGATTAAGCTGATGCAGAACTTCAAGTCCAAGGAGTACGTCCGGGAAACCTTCGCTTGGATGCATTACTACTGGTATCTTACGAACGACGGCATCGAGTTCCTGAGGACTTACCTCAATCTTCCCTCTGAAATTGTTCCTGCTACTCTTAAGAAGTCCGCCAAGCCCTTCGGTCGTCCTATGGGTGGACCTCCTGGTGACCGCCCTCGCAGACCACCAAGGTTTGATGGGGATAGGCCCAGATTTGGTGACAGAGAGGGGTATCGTGCTAGTCCCCGTGGACCTCCTGGTGAGTTTGGTGGTGAGAAAGGTGGAGCTCCTGCGGATTACCATCCTGCTTTCAGGGGTTCTGGTGGAAGGCCTGGCTTTGGCCATGGATCTAGAGGTTATGGTTCAGCACCACCAAGTTCATGCTTCTCTTAG